The DNA region GGCTCAACTGGCCCAACGACAACCCTTCCATCGTTTTCAACAATTACGTCGTGGCCAGCAAACACGAACGAAACGGTGATATCTCCGTCAATCGAGGGGATTTCACTCGAACCAAGGAGCGCATCTAAGGCATCTGGATCAACCGTCTTGTATAGCGGTTCGAGTGACGTGGGCTCACGGTCGGACGCGATTGCAACCGTCTCGATAACCGCAGCGCTGGGAGGAATTGCCGACTAGTCGTGTTCTGCCCGAATCTCACCGTCCGAATAAGGAACCGGTTCGCGATCATCTGTTCGATCTGACCCAGTCATGGGTGATATCGATAGTCTGTTGATGGGACTGATAGACCGCGTGAATTCATGTATACTGTTGCTACCAAATTTATCTCTCTCCATTAGTCCGGGCCGTTCGCGCCGAGTCGCCAAGTGAAAATCGCCTTCAGAACTACGACCAGACTGTTCGTTTCACCCTCGCCCCAGATGGCGGTTTCCGACCGCGGATCGGACGGACTCGCGTCCGCGCCGTTGACGAGCGCACTCACGAGCGTTTTTTGCCCGTCGACCATCATGAGCCGTCCCGCTGACGTGTCCGACCAGACCCACAGCGACTCAAACATTATCGCGCCGGGAATGCTGTCCTGAATGTGCTCTTGAACCTCCGATGAAACCCCTGCAAGCTTGATCGAGACACCCCGGTCTGCAGCCTCGCTCAATCCGTCGATTAAATCGTCCGTGAGGAGGTCCTCGACGGTCATGTATACGATCTCTTCTTCCGCGCTCGCGAAGAACTCCAGGACTCGTTCCGTGACTGCAGTCTGTCCATCTACCGTCCAGACGCCGCGTTGTTCGGCTTGGCGTTCGATGGGTTCGAGTTCACTCAGCGCCTTCTGGAGGATTTTCGTGCGGTACTCTAGCTCATGTTCGAATGTCCGACTCGCGGTTTCGGCGGAGATCGCCCAGAATCGCTTGGGTGACGATTGGAGGATATCGACGAGTCCCCGGTCGTGTAACTCGTCGATTGCATCGTATACTCGAGTGCGTGGCACCTCCGACACTTGGCTGACGTCTCTGGCCGTCCCCGTACCGAGGCTAGCAAGCGCGACAAATGTCCGTGCGGCGTAGGCACTCAACCCGAACCGTTCGAGTTGCTCGATTGCGACGGACTGGGGGTCCTCTATTGGATCGTGGCTCATCGTTTTGGCGGCATTGGATCAGTACCGGCCACATGAAGTGGCCGGAGCGGCACGCAGCAGTAGCGTGGTTGGGACACAGTACCAGATTGCGCGCCAGTAAAGTGGTTGGCCACCACTCGGTAAATCTCTTTTGTGATTAAACGGGTGACTTCTTTACTCACTCGTATATCTGCATCTCTATACGTCTATACGCCCATACCTCTGTTGTTACTATAATCATCACAAACTCTCCGGAAAATTCGTCTGTTCCACGAGATTAGGCCGTCATATGGGTCGCACCGCGTCCTTCCGGTGGTTGCCGTCATGAATTGAGTGACAATACCTATCCGTGTCGGAGGCGAATTATCTAGAGAATCACTAGGGAATACCTCGTGAGGTTGGGACACATGAATACTAATGATAGTTTGGAGGAAGCGATCGAAGTCCTCCAGCAACTCGGCTTGAAAGAATAGAGGCACGATGCTTCGTCGGCTTGTCCCGTCTCAATGCGGGAACAGCAAAGCTGTTGAGTGAGATGACGGAGGTTCCCCGAACGCGGGTATACGATGCGATTCGAGTGCTGGAGGCGCAAGGCCTGGTCGAGATCCAGCACTCGAGCCCGCAGCAGTTCCGGGCGGTTCCGCTCGAAGAGGCGACTGAAACGCTCCGAGACCAGTACGAAGACCGCGTTGAGCGACTCCACGATGCTCTGGATACGGTCGAAGTTGTCGATGGAGACGACGAGACTCCCGTCCAGCAGGTGTGGACGATGTCCGGGCGCGACGCGATTGAAAATCGGACGGACCAACTTATCGAGAAAGCGTCCATGGAGGTCGTACTAGTACTAGGCGATGAGTCATTGCTGACCGAAGATCTCGTTGCCAGCCTCAACGACGTCGGTAACGGGGTCGATCTTCTCATCGGAGCATTGACGAAGTCTCTTCAGGACCAAATCCAAATGGCCGTGCCGGACGCCACGACGTTCATCTCTGGCTTAGAGTGGCTACACGGCGAGAACACTACTGAAGACGAAACGGCAATCGGCCGGCTTCTCCTGACCGACCGATCGACGATTCTCGTGAGTTCAATCATGCCCGGCACTAAGGAGGAACAAGCGATCTTCGGCGAAGGATTCGGGAATGGTCTCGTCGTAATCGCCCGACGACTCATGGCCCAGGGGTTGTTGACCGTTCGTGACCCTGGGCAGTGAGCTCCGAGGGTGGTCATCGGCCATCCGTCAACGGGAAAAGCTGTCGGTGGGTTATGGGTCACGTTCATCGCAGAAACGGTCTTCGAGCAACTGAAGAGTGAGATACTCGCCATTGTCAATCGTGATGTAACAATCGTTGTAAACGAATGAGAGGCGTCCGCCCGTCCGAGGTGTTCCGTCGTACCGCGGGTCGAACAACGTATCTAACACAGCCGGATCAACGACATCCGCCAGCGGTCGAAGGAAACATGGTTCACGACCTTCGATTGCGCTCACCGCGCGTACAACGGCCGTGCTGACCAATTCGTCTCCCCCAATCTCATACTCCATACTACTCAGTGGTGCTGGACGATGAAAACGCGTGAGTTTTTCACTCGTTTTATCAAAACAGACTTCAGAGAGTGGTGGGGACTGGACGTGCGCAATCTATATTTCTGGTTGGCTTGAGTTCTAAGCTGCACTCGGGACAGCAATTGGCTGTTGCTCGACCGCGGTACTACAGCTTTCACATATCGTTAGACTACTCGATTCGACGCGCTCACCAATCAAGTCGAATTGACGAAATACTGGGATCTCTACTCGAGAGTATTCAACTGCGATTCCTCGATTAGACCGAGTCCACTGAGATCTGCGTATAGGATGTCCCCCTCACGGATGACGCATCGTTTGGCCAGCACCGGTAACTGACATTTCGTGTACCCCGCGGTCTGGATGTCGAGTTCCTCACCGAGTTTGAGAGAGTTGGCCAGCTTTCGGAGGAACGCGTGAGTGATGAGACCACCTTCGTAGTCAGGAAGCCCATCCTCACGGGTTTCGTAGATCTCGAAGGCGTCGTATTCCCAGATGATGACTTCGCCTTCTTCGTCTATCTCCCAATGTAGGGTCCCGGAGCAATGTGCTTCGCAGAGCTGGCGGACTGCCTCTGTATCCGTTACGATCGCGCCGATCGAGGTCGTCGCTGCTTGGAGCGTGGCCATTGTTTGTACCCGAGGGCGTTTTCCTCCCCCGCACCCCTTTGGGAGGATAACAGAACCGACAGCGAGGCTCTGTTGAAATCCTCAGTTGCTGATAGTTCGTTGAGGCTGTGCTGAATACAGGGCGCATATCGGTCAGCAGTCTTCCGCTGAAAAGCAGTACTTGTAGATCGGGCAATTCAGGGTGTATGATTAGCGAGTAGCTTTCAACTCATGGTCATCCCAACTTCGATTGACTGAGGTCCGTTCCATCTGAGGGATCACCATCTTCTATAAAATTCAACCAAAGAGAACGTAACCGTCAGTACTCAGTATTGGTGGTAGTATCGTCTGTTTCCTCCGACGGTAGTGGATCTGTCCCTCCGCGCCAACTGAACAGGAGCTCACGGATGGTGAGCTCACGGATACCAGGGTACCGGGATTGTTCGGTTTGAGCATAGTTCACTAGTGTGAGCAAAAATACGCCGCCGATAGTATTGCCGAGCAATATCGGCAACCAGTACTGAGAAAAGACGATGAAAACACCGGCGTCAGTGGTTAGCAGAAAGTAGAAAGCTTCAGACGCAGCAGTTATCACGTGATAGAGGTCGGCAGCGGCGATCAGGTAGAAGGAGATATAGATGATGAACAACCGCGAGATCGTATCTCGTGCGGCGTGATCGAGCCATACAACCCCGGCGACTAACCACCCGGCAAACAACGCCCGGTTGAAGATCGACCACCATTCGTGATCAAGTCCGCTACTGACAAATGTGGTCCCAGTTTGGATTGCCTCTGGCGAAAGTACCCCACCGTACACCAGCAGGTACGCACCGAGTCCCGCTCCGACGACGTTGCCGATCAGTACAACCCCCCAGACGCGCAAGAGCAGCGGAATACTGGCGAGACGAGCGAGCGCGAGCGCGACGGGAGGTAACGTGTTCTCGGTGTACAGCTGATAGTGACCGAGGATAATATAGATGAATCCGACCGGATACAGGATCGAACTCAAGAACCGATTATCGGGGAACATCTCCATACCGACGATATGCCCAAGGAAGGTGAGGACGATGGCGAATCCGGCAGCCAAGCCGCTAAAAAACAGTTGCTGTTTAGGGGCTCCGATTTCTTGGGCGGCACTCGCCAGAATCCGTTCGAAGATTTCATTCGCCGAGAAGCGATCCCGAACTGCCCACCCCGCGGCCGGGGCCCCGGACGCGGCTCGGTCGGGCGACTCACGGAATTCGTCACCTGATCCATCGTCATTTCCGTCACTCACTTCCGATACCCTCCAGTCGCGGAGACGTTGTCTCTATCACAACTGACAGACGTTGAATGTTTCCTCTCATAGTGCACTCCTTCAATTTGGAACGAGGTCGGCTATATTCTGTTTTTAGACATCAAAATGTGGATTCGTTTATGACAGAAGAGACTTACCGCGCCGGTTCCGACGTGTAACTGTCTGAATAATCGAGGTCGTTGTTCGTCGCTGCGGACAACGGGTATGTCTCGGTATTACTGCCGGACGACGTTCGCTGCGCGAGGCCCCTTCGGTGAAGACTCGATGTCAAACTCGACCTCAGTACCTTCCGTGAGGTCCTCGCCGCCAACGTCTTCCATATGGAAGAAGACGTCTTCGTCGTCGTCGAGATCGCCATCGTCAGTCGAAATGAAACCGTAGCCGCCTGTGTCGTTGAAGAAATCAACCTTACCGTGTGCCATTGCAACCAAACAGAGGATCGAGCGAGGGTTAACCCTTCCGAGGGTCGAGGTACCACGACTCCTCATACTACATTCGCAGGCTCATTATCTCGGCTGGTTCGTCGTAACAGGATGTGAAATCAAAATTGGTGTATCACTCAATACACAGGCTTGTCCTCTTGGCCGATTCATGGTAGCTGGACTTGGAAGCAAAGCTTGGAGATCGCTCAGTACAGCACACACACATAAACAGCGCAATTATTGAGGTAGTAATATAAATCCGATTTATAACAGAGAGAAGGTCGATGGCAGAGAGTCCAGAAGAGGAATCTAAAAACGAGCATAAGCAGATACTAATCGAATGTACTGAATGTCCATTCTCCAAAGTTGTCGATGGCGATAGCGATAAAATGTCTGTCGAGGTGCTGATCGAACACGGCGAAGAAACAGGCCATAGGGTCATACCTAAAACAATCGAGGAGTAAGCACGCTAGTTCTGACAGCTTATCCAGGCGTACAATCCTGAAATAAACGAGTGCTATGTGATGGATACACCCTCTATATCTCGTACGCTGCTTCTGACAAGAGCTGGGTAGGTTTCAGCGGTCGTGCTGACTGCAGTGCGGTATTTTACAGTACCTTCTATCTAATTCTACCGCAGGTCTGGTTCCACCGCTAGAATCCCAGAGGCCTCATTTGTTGACCCGATTGACGAACGACTACCAATCAGGCCAGTAGAGAACGAGCCACACTAGATGACGGCAAGAAGCCGAACAGGCCAAACGATCAAGTCCGTACTCCCACTCAATCCACCGCTGGATCATCGGGATCTTTTTCATGGACCCATACCGTCGAAATTCGGGTCCCCTCGACACTCGTTACCTCGACCACGTGACCGTCGATCTCGACGCGGTCGCCAGGTTCTGGCGCGCGGTTGAGTTGCCCGAGCACCAGTCCACCGATCGTTTCGACCTCCTCGCTTTCGAAGTCCCCTGCCAGAGTATCGTTAACCTTCGACAAGTGGACTCCTCCGTCAATGTCGTACCCCCCATCGTCGCGCCGACGTATCGAGGGTTCGCGCTCGTCGAGATCAAATCCGTCTCGAAGATCTCCGACGAGTGCCTCAACGATGTCTTCAACCGTTGCAATCCCCTCGAACGCTCCCCACTCGTCGATGACTGCGGCCATCTGCTGGCGATCCTCTCGGAACTGTATCAGGAGATCGCTAATTGCCATTGTCTCCGGGACGATGAGAATCTCGCGGGCGATGTCACCGACTATCTCGGCATCCCCATCGTCCACCTCTGCGCGCAGCACCTCCTTGACATCCACGAATCCGACCACTTGGTCGCCGTCGTTGGCATCAAGAACCGGATAGCGCGTGTGACCGGCCTCGAAGACGGTCGAATGAAGCTCGGATAGCGTGACATCTGCAGGAACGCTCACCACGTCCGGGCGTGGGACCATGACCTCTCGCACTACGGTGTCGTCAAGATCGAAGACGCGCTCGATCATCGTCACTTCTGCCACATCGATGTTCCCTCCCTCGCCGGATTGCGTTAGTACCCGAAGGAGCTCCCGCTCGCCGAGTGTTTCATCCGTTTCGGAAGCGGGCGGCACACCGAGCGACCGCGTAAACGCGTTGGCTGCCCCGTTGAAGACGACAATTCCCGGATAGAGTATGTAATAGAAGAGCTTCATCGG from Haloprofundus halobius includes:
- a CDS encoding hemolysin family protein, whose translation is MVNIALSAAQIVLALFLVVLNGFFVAAEFAFVRIRGTSVDQLVEEGRPGSGTLQEVMTNLDNYLATTQLGITIASLGLGWVGEPAVAALIEPVLESVLPANLIHLVAFAIGFSIITFLHVVFGELAPKTLAIAKTERLSLFLAPPMKLFYYILYPGIVVFNGAANAFTRSLGVPPASETDETLGERELLRVLTQSGEGGNIDVAEVTMIERVFDLDDTVVREVMVPRPDVVSVPADVTLSELHSTVFEAGHTRYPVLDANDGDQVVGFVDVKEVLRAEVDDGDAEIVGDIAREILIVPETMAISDLLIQFREDRQQMAAVIDEWGAFEGIATVEDIVEALVGDLRDGFDLDEREPSIRRRDDGGYDIDGGVHLSKVNDTLAGDFESEEVETIGGLVLGQLNRAPEPGDRVEIDGHVVEVTSVEGTRISTVWVHEKDPDDPAVD
- a CDS encoding cold-shock protein, with translation MAHGKVDFFNDTGGYGFISTDDGDLDDDEDVFFHMEDVGGEDLTEGTEVEFDIESSPKGPRAANVVRQ
- a CDS encoding HalOD1 output domain-containing protein — translated: MPPSAAVIETVAIASDREPTSLEPLYKTVDPDALDALLGSSEIPSIDGDITVSFVFAGHDVIVENDGRVVVGPVEPRSDGE
- a CDS encoding HalOD1 output domain-containing protein, with translation MEYEIGGDELVSTAVVRAVSAIEGREPCFLRPLADVVDPAVLDTLFDPRYDGTPRTGGRLSFVYNDCYITIDNGEYLTLQLLEDRFCDERDP
- a CDS encoding TrmB family transcriptional regulator, which produces MSHDPIEDPQSVAIEQLERFGLSAYAARTFVALASLGTGTARDVSQVSEVPRTRVYDAIDELHDRGLVDILQSSPKRFWAISAETASRTFEHELEYRTKILQKALSELEPIERQAEQRGVWTVDGQTAVTERVLEFFASAEEEIVYMTVEDLLTDDLIDGLSEAADRGVSIKLAGVSSEVQEHIQDSIPGAIMFESLWVWSDTSAGRLMMVDGQKTLVSALVNGADASPSDPRSETAIWGEGETNSLVVVLKAIFTWRLGANGPD
- a CDS encoding formate/nitrite transporter family protein produces the protein MSDGNDDGSGDEFRESPDRAASGAPAAGWAVRDRFSANEIFERILASAAQEIGAPKQQLFFSGLAAGFAIVLTFLGHIVGMEMFPDNRFLSSILYPVGFIYIILGHYQLYTENTLPPVALALARLASIPLLLRVWGVVLIGNVVGAGLGAYLLVYGGVLSPEAIQTGTTFVSSGLDHEWWSIFNRALFAGWLVAGVVWLDHAARDTISRLFIIYISFYLIAAADLYHVITAASEAFYFLLTTDAGVFIVFSQYWLPILLGNTIGGVFLLTLVNYAQTEQSRYPGIRELTIRELLFSWRGGTDPLPSEETDDTTTNTEY